A single genomic interval of Symphalangus syndactylus isolate Jambi chromosome 18, NHGRI_mSymSyn1-v2.1_pri, whole genome shotgun sequence harbors:
- the KCNJ4 gene encoding inward rectifier potassium channel 4 — protein sequence MHGHSRNGQAHVPRRKRRNRFVKKNGQCNVYFANLSNKSQRYMADIFTTCVDTRWRYMLMIFSAAFLVSWLFFGLLFWCIAFFHGDLEASPGVPAAGGPAAGGGGAAPVAPKPCIMHVNGFLGAFLFSVETQTTIGYGFRCVTEECPLAVIAVVVQSIVGCVIDSFMIGTIMAKMARPKKRAQTLLFSHHAVISVRDGKLCLMWRVGNLRKSHIVEAHVRAQLIKPYMTQEGEYLPLDQRDLNVGYDIGLDRIFLVSPIIIVHEIDEDSPLYGMGKEELESEDFEIVVILEGMVEATAMTTQARSSYLASEILWGHRFEPVVFEEKSHYKVDYSRFHKTYEVAGTPCCSARELQESKITVLPAPPPPPSAFCYENELALMSQEEEEMEEEAAAAAAVAAGLGLEAGSKEEAGIIRMLEFGSHLDLERMQASLPLDNISYRRESAI from the coding sequence ATGCACGGACACAGCCGCAACGGCCAGGCCCACGTGCCCCGGCGGAAACGCCGCAACCGCTTCGTCAAGAAGAACGGCCAATGCAACGTGTACTTCGCCAACCTGAGCAACAAGTCGCAGCGCTACATGGCGGACATCTTCACCACCTGCGTGGACACGCGCTGGCGCTACATGCTCATGATCTTCTCCGCGGCCTTCCTTGTCTCCTGGCTCTTTTTCGGCCTCCTCTTTTGGTGTATCGCCTTCTTCCACGGTGACCTGGAGGCCAGCCCAGGGGTGCCTGCGGCAGGGGGCCCGGCGGCGGGTGGTGGCGGAGCAGCCCCGGTGGCCCCCAAGCCCTGCATCATGCACGTGAACGGCTTCCTGGGTGCCTTCCTGTTCTCGGTGGAGACGCAGACGACCATCGGCTACGGGTTCCGGTGCGTGACGGAGGAGTGCCCGCTGGCGGTCATCGCTGTGGTGGTCCAGTCCATCGTGGGCTGCGTCATCGACTCCTTCATGATCGGCACCATCATGGCCAAGATGGCGCGGCCCAAGAAGCGGGCGCAGACGCTGCTGTTCAGCCACCACGCCGTCATTTCGGTGCGCgacggcaagctctgcctcatgtGGCGCGTGGGCAACCTGCGCAAGAGCCACATTGTGGAGGCCCACGTGCGGGCCCAGCTCATCAAGCCCTACATGACCCAGGAGGGCGAGTACCTGCCCCTGGACCAGCGGGACCTCAACGTGGGCTATGACATCGGCCTGGACCGCATCTTCCTGGTGTCGCCCATCATCATCGTCCACGAGATCGACGAGGACAGCCCGCTTTATGGCATGGGCAAGGAGGAGCTGGAGTCGGAGGACTTCGAGATCGTGGTCATCCTGGAGGGCATGGTGGAGGCCACGGCCATGACCACCCAGGCCCGCAGCTCCTACCTGGCCAGTGAGATCCTGTGGGGCCACCGCTTTGAGCCCGTGGTCTTTGAGGAGAAGAGCCACTACAAGGTGGACTACTCGCGTTTTCACAAGACCTACGAGGTGGCCGGCACGCCCTGCTGCTCGGCGCGGGAGCTGCAGGAGAGTAAGATCACCGTGCTGCCCGCCCCGCCGCCCCCTCCCAGTGCCTTCTGCTACGAGAACGAGCTGGCCCTTATgagccaggaggaagaggagatggaggaggaggcagcTGCGGCGGCCGCGGTGGCCGCAGGCCTGGGCCTGGAGGCGGGTTCCAAGGAGGAGGCGGGCATCATCCGGATGCTGGAGTTCGGCAGCCACCTGGACCTGGAGCGCATGCAGGCTTCCCTCCCACTGGACAACATCTCCTACCGCAGGGAGTCTGCCATCTGA